In a genomic window of Rhinolophus ferrumequinum isolate MPI-CBG mRhiFer1 chromosome 2, mRhiFer1_v1.p, whole genome shotgun sequence:
- the LOC117038283 gene encoding small ubiquitin-related modifier 2-like produces APSPSSTAAASFFCRSWCCLCAPSVRTWYLFCEEAAEETPALAMADEKPKEGVKTENNDHINLKVAGQDGSVVQFKIKRHTPLSKLMKAYCERQGLSMRQIRFRFDGQPINETDTPAQLEMEDEDTIDVFQQQTGGVY; encoded by the coding sequence gcgccctctccctcctccaccgcTGCCGCCTCCTTCTTCTGCCGCTCCTGGTGCTGCTTGTGTGCTCCTTCGGTGCGGACCTGGTACCTCTTTTGTGAAGAGGCAGCTGAGGAGACTCCGGCGCTCGCCATGGCCGACGAAAAGCCCAAGGAAGGAGtcaagactgaaaacaacgatCATATTAATTTGAAGGTGGCGGGGCAGGATGGTTCTGTGGTGCAATTTAAGATTAAGAGGCATACACCACTTAGTAAACTAATGAAAGCGTATTGTGAACGACAGGGTTTGTCAATGAGGCAGATCAGATTCCGATTTGACGGGCAGCCAATCAATGAAACAGACACACCTGCACAGTTGGAAATGGAGGATGAAGATACAATTGATGTGTTTCAGCAGCAGACAGGAGGTGTCTACTAA